The following is a genomic window from Geoalkalibacter halelectricus.
AGCCGGTGTGTTTCTTTTGGGTCTTGGGGGCTGCTCCCAATACCTGGCCATTGATGCGGACGAGGAGAATCTGATGCGGCAGGCCATAGCCGCGGCCCAGGAAGCCAAGGCGGCCAATCAGCAGGCCAATGATGCCGCGGCCCGCGCCGAAGCCGCCGCCAATCGTGCCGAGAGCGCCGCCACCCGTGCCGAAGGCTCGGCCCGGTCGGCCGCCGACAGCGCGACCAAGGCTGAAAGTGCCGCCGACAAGGCGACCAAGGCCTTTGAGATGACGCTGAGAAAGTAAAAACACAGTAAAGCTTCTGAAAAGCCCCGGTTCCGGGGCTTTTCAGTTTTCTGGAGCAATGGTGGGATGGCATCCGAGGCGAAGGCTGAAAAACCGATTCTGGTCACCGGAGCAACCGGCTATATCGGGGGCCGGTTGGTGCCGCGGTTGCTCGATGCCGGTTACCCGGTGCGTGCCATGGTGCGCAATCCGGAAAAAGTACGCGGCCGCGCTTGGGCAGCTAGAAGCGGGGTGGAGTTGACGCAGGGTGATGTGTTCGATCCTGCCTCCCTGGTCGCGGCCGCCCATGGCTGCCGGGCAGCCTACTACCTCGTCCACTCCATGAACCCGAGGGCCGATGATTTTTCCCGTGCGGATCGGCAGGCGGCGCAAAACATGGCCGCTGCCGCCGAGCAGGAAGGCCTCGAGCAGATCATCTACCTGAGCGGCCTGGGCGAGGAGGGTGAGGGGCTGAGCAAACACCTGCGCTCGCGTGCCGAGGTGGCGCGGGTTTTGCGCCAGGGTGCAACGCCGGTGACGGTTCTGCGCGCCGCCATGATTATCGGTTCGGGCAGTGCTTCCTTTGAAATCCTGCGCTACCTGGTTGAGCGTCTGCCGGTCATGATCACGCCCCGCTGGATCGACACGCCTTGCCAGCCCATCGCCGTGCGCAATGTCCTTGCCTATCTCGTCGGCTGCCTCGCTTGCCCGCGGGCTGTTGGAGAGACCTTCGACATCGGTCAGCCCGAAATCATCTCCTACCGGCGCCTCATGCACATCTACGCCGAAGAAGCCGGTCTACGCCGGCGCCTGATCTTTCCGGTGCCGGTGTTGACTCCGCGCTTGAGTTCCTACTGGATTCACCTGGTGACGCCGGTACCCGCATCGCTGGCACGACCTCTGGCGGAGGGGCTGCGCAATGAGGTGGTGTGCCGGGATCACAGGATTCGCGACCTGATTCCCCAGGATTTGCTCGACGCACGCCAAGCCATACGAGCAGCCTTGGAGAAGACGCAGCGCCGCGAGGTTGAAACCTCCTGGTCCGACGCCGGGGCGGCGCCGGCGGCGGAATGGGGTTTTGATCATGACCCCGCCTGGGCCGGCGGAACCCTGTTTCAGGATCTGCGCCGCATCCTGGTCGAGGCCGATGCGCCAACCGTCTGGCGCCAGGTGCTGCGACTCGGCGGTCAGTGCGGTTGGAATTGCGGTGATTGGCTGTGGCGGGTGCGCGGCCTGATCGACCGTCTGCTGGGTGGTGTCGGATTGCGTCGCACGCAACCAAGCGGCGCGGAGCCTCGGGTGGGCGACACCCTGGATTTTTGGCGGGTGGCGGAGGTGGAGCCGGAGCGGCGCCTGTTGCTGGTCGCCGAAATGAAACTGCCCGGCCGGGCGACGCTGGAGTTCGAGTTGCGGCAGCAGCCCACCGGGCAAACCGAACTGCGCCAGATCAACCGTTTCGTGCCGCGCGGCCTCGGCGGTATCATCTATTGGTATCTCGTGACGCCCTTTCACGCCCTGGTGTTTCGCGGCCTCCTGCAGGGCATCGCGCGTCAGGCCGAGGCGAAAGCGGCTTCCAACATGCGTCCGGAGGGTTGAAGCCTCCAACTTTCAGCAGGGAGGATGGCATGAAGATCCATCGGCTGTTTTTTCGCCAGCGCCTGCCCGTCGATCCGGATTCCTGCTGGACATTTTTTTCCGATCCCGCCAACCTGCGCGAAATCACGCCACCGTCCCTGGATCTCCGCGTCACCTCGACCCTGCTGCCGCGCATGCATGCCGGCATGATCATCTGCTACCGCATTCGTCCCCTGGCGGGCATGGCCCTGACCTGGGTCACCGAGATCACCCAGGTGCGTGAGCCGTTTTTCTTTGTCGACGAGCAACGCTTCGGGCCCTACCGCTTCTGGCACCACCAGCATCATTTTCGACCCGTTACCGGCGGAGTGGAGATGGACGACGAGGTGCATTATGCCCTGCCCCTGGGTTGGTTGGGGGCGGCCGCGAACCAGTTGCTGGTCAGACGGCGGCTGGAGCACATCTTCAGCTACAGGCGCGAGATCCTTTGTCGACGTTTTGGGGTTATGCCCCAGAACATTGGGCCTTAAGTCCTAGCCTCAGCGCGCCGAAACGGGCACCGGCAGGCCGCTTTTCTCCGCCAGGGCAAAGCGCACCAGATCCAGATCGAGGCGACTGCCGTCGGCCACAAGCGCCTTCTGCCGCAGGACCTCCGCCAGAGGGTCGCCTAGGGTTGCGCGCTCATCCGGATGAACCTCCAGGTACAGGGTGCCGTCGCGCTGACCGAGTTTGATAGGCTGGTAGATGATGTCGACGTGGGTACCGGTCTGAACCCGATAGAAAAGGTCACTGATGTGATCCGGATACATGCGGATGCAACCGCTGCTGACTTGGCGACCGACGCCAAAGGGCTGGTTGGTGCCGTGAATGCCGATGCGGCGGTCGTTGAGGCCGATCCAGAAATCCCCCAGCGGGTTGTCCGGTCCCGGCGGTACGGTCCCGGGCAGGTAGGGGCGCTCCGCGCGCACCGAGGGCGGCGGCGTCCACGAGGGGTTTTTGGCACGGTTGGCGACATGAAATTCGCCCAGGGGTGTTTCGCGCCCCTCGCGCCCGATCCCAATGGGGTAATAGCGCACCAGGGTGTCCTCGCCTTCTTGCCAGATGAGATAGAGGCGCAACTCGGCCAGGTTGATGGTGACGCCGGGTTTAGCCCCGGCAGGGAGCACGGCCGACAGGGGTAAAACCACCGAGGTGCCGGGAGCCGGCAGCCAGGGATCCACGTCCGGGTTGGCGCGCACCAGGGCACCGTAGCCGACCCCCGAGCGCCAGGCGAGGTTGATGAGGTCTTCCTCAAGGCCGATGATGTAGGGCCTGGGCTCGCCGACCAGGGGCGCGGGCAGGCGGGCGGTGATGATGGACTCCTCGCGGTTGCGCGGCTGCCAGGCCAGGGCCTCGCACACCCAGGCAAGCGTCAGGGTCAGGGTGAGCAGGGGCAACAGCTTCAAGGCTTTGTTCCGGGTCATGACAGGGTCGCTTCCTTCGTCAACTATGCGTGTATGCGTGCGCGCGAGACGGATCAGGGCTGCTGGCGACAGGCGTTCTCGATGGCGTCGAGACTGCCGACTACAACCAGAACGTCTCCGGGGCGCAGGATTTCGTTGGGTGAGGGCGAGGTGATTTTTTCCTCGCCGCGGCGAATGCCGATAACCGTGATCCCACAGCGCCCGCGTAGGTTGAGTTCCGCCAGGGAGCGTCCCTGCCAAGGCGAATCCACGATCAGGGGCACCTCTTCGATCCTAAAGGTTCGGCCGCCAGGCTCAGTCTCTTGCGCCTTGCTCTCTTCAAGGAGGCCCTTGGCTTTGTCCAGGCTTTCACGCGCGCCGAGCAACACCAGGCGATCGGCGGCCATGAGCAGAAAATCCGGCCCCGGATCGAAATGGCTTTGTCCGGCGCGATCGACGGCGATGATGCTGGCGCCGGTGAGGGCGCGCACATCCAGGTCGCGAATGTGCTTGCCCACGGCGTGGGAACCCGGCCGCAAGCGCACCTCTCCGAGGGTTACCGGCCAGGGAATGTTGGCCGAAATGGTGTCGGTGGAGGTGGTGAGGTAATCGACCGCCTGCTCGGCGGCGTCGACGAAAGGCCAGAGCACCCGGTCGGCACCGGCCTCGCGATACATGCGCGCTTCGGCGGTGCTGTGGGCGGTCAGCACCACCTTGCCGCCGAAGCCGTGGGCGCGCAGGGCCTTGAGCAGGGTCAGGTTGGCTTCGTAGCCCGGTGTGGCGTTGACCACCCATTGGGTCGAGTGCAGGGGCAGGTGTTCGAGAATTTCCGGATCCTCGGCGTCGCCGTAACGTACCGGCAGGCCTTGCACGCGACACTCGGCCACGACCTGCGGGTCGAAATCAACCCCCAAAACCCGTTTGTGGCGCGCCAGCAGATTCGTGGCGATGTTGCGGCCGTAGCGCCCCAAGCCGAAGAGGATGACATCGGCCTCCTCGGTGTGGTCGCTGCTGTCCTCATCGCGTTCGCGGTGGGGAATGCGGCGCTCGAAGATCCCCAGCAGGGGGGAGATCTTTTCATAGAGTTGGTGGCTGTAGAGGATCATGTAGGTCGAGGTGCCGATAGTGATGAGGCCGACCAGGGTAACCAGGCCCATGGTCTCCTGGTCGATATGGCCGAGAGACAAGCCCAGGGCGGCGAGGATCAGGGAGAATTCACTGATCTGCGCAACCGTCAGGCCGGCCAGAAAGCCGGTGCGCTTGCGGTAGCCCATGATCCCCATGATGATCATGACGATAATTGGGTTGCCGATCAGCACGAAGACGGAGAAGATCAAGGCCGAACCGATCTGGGCGCCCAACACCGAGAGATCGAGTTGCGAGCCCAGGTTGATGAAGAAAAACAGCAGTAGAAAATCGCGCAGACTCACCAGGCGCGAACTGATGGCCTCGCGGTAGGGCGTGGTCGCCAGGGAGATGCCGGCGAGAAAGGCGCCGACCTCCTTGCTGAACCCGAGCAACTCGCCGCCGCTGGCCAGAAGCACCGCCCAGGCGATGGAGAAAAGCAGCAGCAGTTCCTGGGAGCGGGCCACCTGATCCATCAGGCGCGGCAGCACGTAGCGCATCAGCAGGCCGAGGGTTGCAAGCAGGAAGATGCCCTTGATGATGACGCCGATGCTCGCCAGCATCAGGCCGCCCGATTCGTCGCCGGCGCCCAGGGCGGTGAGCAGGATCATGGCCAGGACCACGGCGATGTCCTGCACGATGAGAAAGCCGATGGCGATGCGCCCGTGCAGCGAGTCGATCTCGCGTTTATCGGAGAGCAGCTTGACGATGATGATGGTACTGGAAAAAGTCAGCGCGACGGCCACATACAGGGCGCCGATGGGACTCATGCCCAGGCCCAGGGCGATGAGAAAACCAAACACCGAGGTGAACAGCACCTGGCCCAGGCCGGTTGCCAGGGCGACGGGACCCATGGTGCGGATGAGGTGCAGGTCGAGCTTGAGGCCGACGACGAAGAGCAGGATGGCGATGCCCATCTCGGCGAGCAGATGCATCTGCTGGTGTGATGCCACCAGATCGAGCCCCGAGGGTCCGACCAGAATACCCACCGCGATAAAGGCGACGATGAGCGGTTGCTTGAGGCGGGTGGCGAGAAAACCGATCGCCGCGCTGATCCCGAGAATCAGCGCCATTTCGGTAAAAATATGTTCCATGGACACGTTCATAGCGGCACCTGCATTTCATCAATGAGGGCCCGCGCAGATTCAGCAGGGGATAGGCGCGCGGGGCATAAAATCTTGACACCGCCGCTGGGCGGTGATAAAAAAC
Proteins encoded in this region:
- a CDS encoding SDR family oxidoreductase, giving the protein MASEAKAEKPILVTGATGYIGGRLVPRLLDAGYPVRAMVRNPEKVRGRAWAARSGVELTQGDVFDPASLVAAAHGCRAAYYLVHSMNPRADDFSRADRQAAQNMAAAAEQEGLEQIIYLSGLGEEGEGLSKHLRSRAEVARVLRQGATPVTVLRAAMIIGSGSASFEILRYLVERLPVMITPRWIDTPCQPIAVRNVLAYLVGCLACPRAVGETFDIGQPEIISYRRLMHIYAEEAGLRRRLIFPVPVLTPRLSSYWIHLVTPVPASLARPLAEGLRNEVVCRDHRIRDLIPQDLLDARQAIRAALEKTQRREVETSWSDAGAAPAAEWGFDHDPAWAGGTLFQDLRRILVEADAPTVWRQVLRLGGQCGWNCGDWLWRVRGLIDRLLGGVGLRRTQPSGAEPRVGDTLDFWRVAEVEPERRLLLVAEMKLPGRATLEFELRQQPTGQTELRQINRFVPRGLGGIIYWYLVTPFHALVFRGLLQGIARQAEAKAASNMRPEG
- a CDS encoding SRPBCC family protein → MKIHRLFFRQRLPVDPDSCWTFFSDPANLREITPPSLDLRVTSTLLPRMHAGMIICYRIRPLAGMALTWVTEITQVREPFFFVDEQRFGPYRFWHHQHHFRPVTGGVEMDDEVHYALPLGWLGAAANQLLVRRRLEHIFSYRREILCRRFGVMPQNIGP
- a CDS encoding L,D-transpeptidase family protein, yielding MTRNKALKLLPLLTLTLTLAWVCEALAWQPRNREESIITARLPAPLVGEPRPYIIGLEEDLINLAWRSGVGYGALVRANPDVDPWLPAPGTSVVLPLSAVLPAGAKPGVTINLAELRLYLIWQEGEDTLVRYYPIGIGREGRETPLGEFHVANRAKNPSWTPPPSVRAERPYLPGTVPPGPDNPLGDFWIGLNDRRIGIHGTNQPFGVGRQVSSGCIRMYPDHISDLFYRVQTGTHVDIIYQPIKLGQRDGTLYLEVHPDERATLGDPLAEVLRQKALVADGSRLDLDLVRFALAEKSGLPVPVSAR
- a CDS encoding cation:proton antiporter domain-containing protein, with amino-acid sequence MNVSMEHIFTEMALILGISAAIGFLATRLKQPLIVAFIAVGILVGPSGLDLVASHQQMHLLAEMGIAILLFVVGLKLDLHLIRTMGPVALATGLGQVLFTSVFGFLIALGLGMSPIGALYVAVALTFSSTIIIVKLLSDKREIDSLHGRIAIGFLIVQDIAVVLAMILLTALGAGDESGGLMLASIGVIIKGIFLLATLGLLMRYVLPRLMDQVARSQELLLLFSIAWAVLLASGGELLGFSKEVGAFLAGISLATTPYREAISSRLVSLRDFLLLFFFINLGSQLDLSVLGAQIGSALIFSVFVLIGNPIIVMIIMGIMGYRKRTGFLAGLTVAQISEFSLILAALGLSLGHIDQETMGLVTLVGLITIGTSTYMILYSHQLYEKISPLLGIFERRIPHRERDEDSSDHTEEADVILFGLGRYGRNIATNLLARHKRVLGVDFDPQVVAECRVQGLPVRYGDAEDPEILEHLPLHSTQWVVNATPGYEANLTLLKALRAHGFGGKVVLTAHSTAEARMYREAGADRVLWPFVDAAEQAVDYLTTSTDTISANIPWPVTLGEVRLRPGSHAVGKHIRDLDVRALTGASIIAVDRAGQSHFDPGPDFLLMAADRLVLLGARESLDKAKGLLEESKAQETEPGGRTFRIEEVPLIVDSPWQGRSLAELNLRGRCGITVIGIRRGEEKITSPSPNEILRPGDVLVVVGSLDAIENACRQQP